A DNA window from Brassica napus cultivar Da-Ae chromosome C1, Da-Ae, whole genome shotgun sequence contains the following coding sequences:
- the LOC106426807 gene encoding homeobox-leucine zipper protein HAT22, translating into MGLDDSCNTGLVLGLGLSPTPNNYSHTIKKSSTTVELHFDPSLTLSLSGESYKTKAVEMTDAGAGDQIFRRTSSHSGISSFSSGRIKREREVFGGDGEEEAEETTERVVSSRVSDDHEDEEGVSARKKLRLTKQQSALLEDSFKVHSTLNPKQKQVLARQLNLRPRQVEVWFQNRRARTKLKQTEVNCEFLKKCCETLTDENRRLQKELQELKALKMSQPFYMHMPRATLTMCPSCERLSGGGAGGGGGGTVAVDGETGKGAFSIVTKPRFYSHFTNPSAAC; encoded by the exons ATGGGTCTTGATGATTCTTGCAACACTGGTCTTGTTCTTGGTTTAGGCCTCTCACCAACACCTAATAACTACAGTCATACTATCAAGAAATCTTCCACCACCGTTGAGCTCCACTTTGATCCGTCCTTGACCCTAAGCCTCTCCGGTGAGAGCTACAAGACCAAGGCGGTTGAGATGACCGATGCCGGCGCCGGAGACCAGATTTTTCGGCGGACTTCTTCTCACAGCGGAATCTCATCTTTCTCGAGCGGAaggataaagagagagagagaagttttCGGCGGTGACGGCGAAGAAGAGGCGGAGGAGACGACGGAGAGAGTGGTGTCTTCGAGAGTAAGTGATGATCACGAAGACGAAGAAGGTGTCAGTGCTCGTAAAAAGCTTAGGCTCACTAAACAACAATCCGCTCTTCTTGAAGATAGCTTCAAAGTTCATAGCACTCTTAATCCC AAGCAGAAACAAGTTCTTGCAAGACAGCTGAATCTAAGGCCTAGGCAAGTTGAAGTGTGGTTCCAAAACAGGAGAGCTAG GACAAAACTAAAGCAAACAGAAGTGAATTGTGAGTTTTTGAAGAAATGTTGCGAGACTTTAACGGATGAGAATAGAAGGCTTCAAAAAGAGCTTCAAGAACTTAAGGCTTTAAAAATGTCTCAGCCTTTTTACATGCATATGCCGCGGGCGACTTTGACGATGTGCCCTTCTTGTGAGAGACTCAGCGGTGGTGGTGCCGGAGGAGGCGGAGGAGGTACGGTGGCGGTTGATGGAGAAACGGGGAAGGGAGCTTTCTCCATCGTCACAAAACCTCGCTTTTACAGCCATTTCACTAATCCTTCTGCAGCTTGTTAA